A single genomic interval of Argopecten irradians isolate NY chromosome 8, Ai_NY, whole genome shotgun sequence harbors:
- the LOC138328905 gene encoding tigger transposable element-derived protein 4-like, with amino-acid sequence MSKSTEQSNEGPGTTGGIIGSVDRVKTAFSSDGTSPARKKMRTAKFEDIEAALLKWFAHARDQNLPISGPMLKVKANELAARIGEPSFDCSTGWIDRFKDRHGICFKKICGEAKSVDKSSDAMVQWADDLHTLLSQYNHSDIFNADETGIFYRMLPDRTLDFKGTDCHGGKRSKERLTALVCANMTGTEKLPLFIIGKSAKPRCFKNVHTLPTEYTANRKAWMTSDIFREWIRKADRKFANQQRRIAMVIDNCPAHPQIHDLRAIKLIFLPPNTTSNTQPMDQGVIQNLKVHYRKRLLLRHIKAIDRQQTAEITVLDAMKLLAVSWRCVTATTIRNCFHHAGFKTDSSPTPSSDSEDDDDIPLAHLINLPVPFDTYASVDSDLPTSATMTDDDIVDDIIQRRNATTDEDTDVDSTSETVPVPPLPTTDMATDACALLIRVLETRPNKSTQIETLLRISDELIREDLVAQCNAKTQTKIADYFSDFVCERETDV; translated from the coding sequence ATGTCGAAGTCAACTGAGCAATCCAACGAAGGACCCGGTACAACCGGGGGGATAATTGGATCAGTTGATAGGGTGAAGACCGCTTTTAGCAGTGACGGAACGAGCCCAGCAAGAAAGAAGATGCGTACAGCGAAATTTGAAGACATTGAAGCAGCCCTTCTGAAGTGGTTCGCCCATGCCAGAGATCAAAATCTCCCTATTTCCGGCCCGATGCTTAAAGTAAAAGCGAACGAACTTGCCGCAAGAATTGGAGAGCCTAGCTTCGACTGCAGTACTGGCTGGATTGATCGATTTAAAGACAGACATGGTATCTGCTTCAAGAAAATCTGTGGTGAAGCAAAGTCCGTAGACAAATCCAGTGACGCAATGGTGCAGTGGGCCGACGACCTCCATACTCTCCTATCACAGTACAACCACAGCGATATCTTCAATGCTGATGAGACTGGTATATTTTATCGAATGCTGCCTGACCGTACCCTGGACTTCAAAGGTACCGACTGCCACGGAGGAAAACGCAGCAAAGAGAGACTCACCGCCCTGGTTTGCGCCAACATGACTGGTACCGAGAAACTCCCTCTATTCATCATTGGAAAGTCAGCAAAGCCAAGATGTTTCAAGAACGTGCACACCCTCCCGACTGAATACACAGCAAACCGCAAGGCATGGATGACCAGTGATATTTTCAGAGAATGGATCCGCAAAGCTGACCGGAAGTTCGCCAACCAGCAACGCCGCATTGCTATGGTGATTGATAATTGTCCCGCCCATCCACAAATCCATGATCTCCGAGCCATCAAACTCATATTCCTGCCTCCGAACACCACCAGCAACACACAGCCGATGGACCAAGGTGTGATTCAAAACCTCAAAGTTCACTACAGAAAGCGTCTACTACTGCGTCACATTAAAGCAATCGACCGACAGCAGACAGCAGAGATCACTGTTCTTGATGCGATGAAACTTCTAGCCGTATCCTGGCGATGTGTGACAGCGACAACAATTAGGAACTGTTTCCACCACGCAGGCTTTAAGACCGACAGCAGTCCTACCCCCAGCAGCGACAGCGAAGACGACGATGACATTCCCCTCGCTCATCTCATCAACCTCCCCGTTCCTTTTGATACGTACGCCTCCGTTGATTCTGACCTCCCCACCAGCGCTACCATGACAGACGATGACATTGTCGACGACATCATTCAACGCAGAAACGCCACCACGGACGAAGATACTGATGTTGACAGTACTTCTGAGACTGTACCTGTACCACCACTACCAACTACCGACATGGCTACTGATGCGTGTGCCCTACTTATCCGTGTATTGGAAACCCGCCCCAACAAGTCGACACAGATTGAGACTCTCCTCCGGATTTCCGATGAACTCATCCGCGAAGATCTCGTCGCACAGTGCAACGCCAAGACTCAGACAAAGATAGCAGACTATTTCAGTGACTTTGTGTGTGAACGCGAGACAgatgtttaa